DNA from Rubripirellula lacrimiformis:
CCAACACGAACTTGGGAAACCGATACCAAATTTCCATGGCATCGGGCCGGATTCCCGAATCGTTCTTTTCGACACAGGTGACCCAGTAGATCGCGACACCAAAGGCGGTGATCCCGATCAGGATGTTCTGGATCATCTTGACGGTGGCCGCCACTTCTAAGGCTCGGTCGCCCAGCACTGCACCGGCGGCCGCCACAGCGCCGGTTGCATCAATCGTGCCTCCCAACCAAGCACCGCCCAGGACTTCGTCCATCCCAACGGCTTTGATGATCGCCGGCAGCACCACCATCATGATGACGGTAAAGGACAGCGACAGCCCGATCGCCAACGACAGTTCTTCCTTTTTGGCTTTGCAGGCCGCCGCGGTCGCGATCGCTGCCGAGACGCCGCAGACCGACATATCGGCCGAGATCACCATGTTCAGCGAAGGCGACTGAATCTTCAGCACCTTTTGGCCAAAGATAAACGTGCTGATCAAGACGATCGGCGTGACCACCCAAGCGACACAGATGCCGGGCAGTCCCAGCACCAACAACCGGCTCATCAGCACTTCGGCGCCCAGCAGGACCAAGCCCGTCTTGATGTAGAACTCTGTCAAAACCGCCGGCCCTAAAAACTTCGGAGTGCCGACGGTGTTGCTGATGATCAACCCGACCAATAGCGCCCACAACGCGTATTCCAGGTTGTACGATTTGACGACAACTTGGCCGGCCAATACGTACGCCAACATGGCTAGCAGGAAGACCACCGGAAAGGCTTTCAGGAACCCGCCCGCAGAGTGACCACGGAAACTCTGGGCGACCGC
Protein-coding regions in this window:
- a CDS encoding YeiH family protein — translated: MSTDAPNPRHSTFREMKTAEDWWAIWCGGLLLLLSFGAVWISRPADLADQVQRAADAKSEIAEAKAAGDDGLAKQIAADTKVTVSHPWKAWFAKPGSWESNPVDSVYRPPVQEAEEREAQKAVNAIGGLVGVFIVLGVLFAVAQSFRGHSAGGFLKAFPVVFLLAMLAYVLAGQVVVKSYNLEYALWALLVGLIISNTVGTPKFLGPAVLTEFYIKTGLVLLGAEVLMSRLLVLGLPGICVAWVVTPIVLISTFIFGQKVLKIQSPSLNMVISADMSVCGVSAAIATAAACKAKKEELSLAIGLSLSFTVIMMVVLPAIIKAVGMDEVLGGAWLGGTIDATGAVAAAGAVLGDRALEVAATVKMIQNILIGITAFGVAIYWVTCVEKNDSGIRPDAMEIWYRFPKFVLGFVAASVIFSLLYSNLVGGPAVIDAMIGGSTKTLRGWLFCLAFVSIGLQTNFRELAPHLKGGKPLILYVCGQTLNLVLTLAMAWLMFRVVFRDQIDQYLP